In Tsuneonella amylolytica, one genomic interval encodes:
- the dacB gene encoding D-alanyl-D-alanine carboxypeptidase/D-alanyl-D-alanine endopeptidase — protein MRTSLCFAALLSLSVPAQAQETPAAVESARSEELGSRVDTILATAPVGTRYGIVVQRLDGTELLAVAPDQRFIPASNTKVYTTLAAYHELAALQRAAEGTGVRIEPAGAGMVDVVLEGRGEATLSSAPDCLVQCLAVLADAVASRTKRVRNVVGDASWYPDERWSAGMSWNNIPFRYGSAVAALMVDDNELWVTASPGKAGEAVRIESDGYYRIENRARTVPGDADNLSVSRMPGSDLLVLDGTIGEASKPSVYRLAIDDPAHRAAWRLARMLEAGGVTVTGGVSAIYRPVTPMDDPAERGDAPVASPPKETMLASLPPEALAADIITINKVSQNLHAEMMLRRVGKLTGSGSVADGQAAMARMMVAAGLSADGVVLSDGSGMSSYNRASPRTTARLLGWAARQDWFEAWRSTLPVGGVDGTLARRFADTPLSGRLFAKTGSLNASRALSGYLIAASGETLVFSAFANDIPSDREGAATAAMDSALLAIAAAF, from the coding sequence ATGCGCACCTCCCTGTGTTTCGCCGCCCTTCTCTCGCTCTCCGTTCCGGCTCAAGCCCAGGAGACTCCGGCCGCTGTCGAGAGCGCTCGATCCGAAGAACTCGGCTCGCGGGTCGATACGATTCTGGCGACCGCGCCCGTGGGAACGCGGTACGGCATCGTCGTCCAGCGGCTGGACGGTACCGAGCTACTGGCGGTTGCCCCGGACCAGCGGTTCATTCCGGCATCGAACACCAAGGTCTACACGACGCTCGCCGCCTACCATGAACTCGCCGCCCTGCAGCGGGCGGCCGAGGGAACCGGGGTCCGGATCGAACCCGCCGGAGCCGGGATGGTCGACGTGGTGCTCGAAGGGCGCGGCGAAGCGACCCTGTCGAGCGCGCCCGATTGCCTCGTCCAGTGCCTTGCAGTCCTCGCCGACGCGGTCGCCTCGCGCACGAAGCGCGTCCGCAACGTCGTCGGCGACGCGAGCTGGTATCCCGACGAGCGCTGGAGCGCCGGGATGAGCTGGAACAACATCCCCTTCCGCTACGGCAGCGCGGTCGCCGCCCTGATGGTGGATGACAACGAGCTCTGGGTCACCGCCAGCCCGGGCAAGGCCGGCGAGGCGGTTCGCATCGAAAGCGACGGCTACTACCGCATCGAGAACCGCGCGCGCACCGTGCCCGGCGATGCCGACAACCTCTCGGTCAGCCGCATGCCCGGCAGCGACCTGCTCGTGCTCGACGGAACGATCGGAGAAGCGAGCAAGCCGTCCGTCTACCGCCTCGCGATCGACGATCCAGCCCACCGCGCTGCGTGGCGACTAGCGCGCATGTTGGAGGCAGGCGGGGTAACGGTGACGGGCGGCGTCTCCGCAATCTACCGCCCGGTCACGCCGATGGACGATCCGGCCGAGCGGGGAGACGCCCCGGTTGCCTCGCCTCCGAAGGAAACGATGCTGGCCAGCCTCCCGCCCGAAGCTCTCGCGGCCGATATCATCACGATCAACAAGGTCAGCCAGAACCTCCATGCGGAAATGATGTTGCGGCGCGTCGGGAAGTTGACGGGCTCGGGATCGGTCGCGGACGGACAAGCTGCGATGGCCCGGATGATGGTCGCGGCCGGACTGTCGGCGGACGGGGTCGTGCTCTCGGATGGATCGGGCATGTCGAGCTACAACCGGGCGAGCCCGCGTACGACCGCCCGATTGCTTGGCTGGGCAGCACGGCAGGACTGGTTCGAAGCTTGGCGCTCGACCCTGCCGGTGGGCGGAGTGGACGGAACTCTCGCACGCCGCTTCGCGGACACGCCGCTGTCGGGCCGCCTGTTCGCCAAGACCGGCTCCCTCAACGCCTCGCGCGCGCTGTCGGGCTACCTGATCGCGGCGAGCGGCGAGACGCTGGTCTTCTCGGCCTTCGCCAACGACATCCCGTCGGACAGAGAGGGCGCTGCGACCGCAGCCATGGATTCGGCGCTGCTGGCGATCGCCGCGGCATTCTGA
- a CDS encoding penicillin acylase family protein, whose translation MGRRPNDMRYLARSGYVRAAVPFGGRAAAGGDTALRRWSPRHSLADSAALLHDTVLLAALKLRAVLRHGASFLFAADVGNWDRTRFLLLPGQSADPQSSHYSDFFEPWLAGSMAEWPFSRAAVNRATVRRFTLSPR comes from the coding sequence ATGGGCCGCCGCCCCAACGATATGCGCTACCTTGCGCGATCGGGCTACGTTCGCGCAGCCGTACCGTTTGGCGGGCGCGCCGCCGCAGGTGGTGACACTGCTTTACGCCGATGGTCGCCCCGGCACTCCCTGGCCGACAGCGCGGCGTTGCTGCACGATACGGTTTTGCTGGCTGCACTGAAGCTGCGCGCCGTCCTTCGCCATGGCGCGAGTTTCCTGTTCGCGGCCGACGTAGGCAACTGGGACCGGACTCGGTTCCTCCTGCTGCCCGGGCAGTCGGCCGATCCGCAATCGAGCCACTACAGCGATTTCTTCGAGCCTTGGCTGGCGGGCAGCATGGCGGAATGGCCGTTCAGCCGCGCCGCGGTGAATCGTGCGACAGTGAGACGGTTCACCCTGTCGCCGCGCTGA
- a CDS encoding TonB-dependent receptor plug domain-containing protein, with protein sequence MKSPLRTVSIRRSGRGRLACGTALAGVAALGLFAAPAAAQTLADEDEPVEPSTETIARSSEEILVTGSRVARLGFDSPTPLTVISTEQIQAEAPTNNLFDLVNQLPSVAGSSQLSNSRLNISSGISGINTINLRNLGLERTLVLLDGKRTVPSTVQGYVDVNTFPQQLVSRVEVVTGGASAAYGSDAVAGVVNFVLDKRYDGLKLSANSGITDKGDGFTWQFSAAGGTSFAGGRGHVLLSGQLSHQDGIFQVDRDWNFGVPQIIGNPNYTATNGAPQFIVVGPGNRNNSTPGGIINASRGGTANILKGIYFGQGGSINRYNYGTYPSAGTISIGGDYLVDDTNRRIGLGAEEDRRNAFGRLSFDVTPWATAFVEASYNWQETLFNAGPQFFTSTSSGPLANIPRDNAFLQQTLGSLLPANVTSVAIGTTLADVPYRKLNNTRDVQRYVGGLEGTFEFAGKPAIWDAYIQYGETNSHEQLRDIIKNTEFANAVDAVFAPAGNAAGLPAGSIVCRSTLTNPTNGCIPLNVFGRGVANPASFGYFLGDPYRDQTLKQTVAGVNLSLTPFATWAGDVSVAVGGEYRKEEVSGFVPTEFQGGFQVGNYVPTFGDYNVKEAYLETVVPLGLGLIFNGAVRATDYSTSGYVTTYKVGATWQPIEDIKLRGTYSRDIRAPNLNELFQAGSSNTSTLLDGTSYRAVLSGNLDLEPEVSKSLTAGVVLTPRFIPGLSASVDYYRVKIGGAIGAYGAQAIFDRCQEGVQQFCNAYGPDPDGVRDLFFRASFFNFNEVLNEGIDFDVSYRLPLDGVLGMPDSSLAFRAVATHYLESITDDGISVPVSSLGTLSGSGPPDWLYRGSISLQTPDFGLTAIGRGVSSGLYSATRFECTSSCPASTALARTTDNNSIDGVFYVDLNATAKIAETMGGDAEVFFHVTNLFDADPIILPETGLAANSTYSDLLGRTFRVGVRLEF encoded by the coding sequence ATGAAATCGCCATTGCGCACCGTGTCCATCCGCCGGTCCGGTCGCGGACGCCTTGCCTGCGGCACGGCTCTCGCCGGCGTGGCCGCTCTCGGCCTGTTCGCCGCGCCGGCAGCCGCGCAGACGCTGGCCGACGAAGACGAACCGGTCGAACCCTCGACCGAGACGATCGCGCGCTCCTCGGAAGAAATCCTCGTTACCGGTTCGCGCGTGGCGCGGCTCGGCTTCGACAGCCCGACGCCGCTCACGGTGATCAGCACCGAGCAGATCCAGGCCGAGGCGCCGACCAACAACCTGTTCGACCTCGTGAACCAGCTCCCCTCGGTCGCGGGCAGTTCGCAGCTTTCGAACTCGCGCCTCAACATCAGCTCGGGCATCTCGGGCATCAACACGATCAACCTGCGCAACCTCGGGCTGGAACGCACGCTCGTCCTGCTCGACGGCAAGCGCACGGTACCCTCGACCGTGCAGGGCTACGTCGACGTCAACACGTTTCCGCAGCAGCTCGTCAGCCGGGTCGAGGTCGTCACCGGCGGTGCCTCGGCCGCGTACGGCTCCGATGCGGTCGCCGGCGTCGTCAATTTCGTTCTCGACAAGCGCTACGACGGGCTGAAGCTCAGCGCCAACAGCGGCATTACGGACAAGGGCGACGGGTTCACCTGGCAGTTCAGCGCGGCCGGCGGCACGTCCTTCGCGGGCGGACGCGGTCACGTGCTGTTGAGCGGACAGCTGTCACATCAGGACGGCATCTTCCAGGTCGATCGCGACTGGAACTTCGGGGTGCCGCAGATCATCGGCAACCCGAACTATACCGCGACCAACGGCGCTCCGCAGTTCATCGTGGTCGGCCCCGGCAATCGCAACAACTCGACTCCGGGCGGCATCATCAACGCCTCGCGTGGCGGCACCGCGAATATCCTGAAGGGCATCTATTTCGGCCAGGGCGGGTCGATCAACCGCTACAACTACGGGACATATCCCAGCGCCGGGACGATCTCGATCGGCGGCGATTACCTCGTCGACGACACCAACCGCCGCATCGGGCTGGGGGCGGAAGAGGACCGCCGCAATGCCTTCGGCCGCCTGAGCTTCGACGTGACGCCGTGGGCGACCGCCTTTGTCGAAGCGTCGTACAACTGGCAGGAAACGCTCTTCAACGCCGGGCCGCAGTTCTTCACCAGCACATCGTCGGGGCCGCTGGCGAACATTCCGCGCGACAACGCCTTCCTGCAGCAGACGCTGGGCTCGCTCCTGCCCGCCAACGTGACTTCGGTCGCCATCGGCACGACGCTGGCCGACGTTCCCTATCGCAAGCTCAACAACACGCGCGATGTGCAGCGCTACGTCGGCGGGCTGGAAGGCACGTTCGAGTTCGCCGGCAAGCCCGCGATCTGGGACGCCTATATCCAGTACGGCGAGACGAACTCGCACGAGCAGCTGCGCGACATCATCAAGAACACCGAATTCGCCAACGCGGTTGATGCGGTATTCGCACCGGCCGGGAACGCGGCGGGCCTTCCCGCCGGATCGATCGTCTGCCGCAGCACCCTGACCAACCCCACCAATGGATGCATCCCGCTCAACGTGTTCGGCCGGGGCGTGGCCAATCCGGCGTCGTTCGGATACTTCCTCGGCGATCCCTACCGCGACCAGACGCTGAAGCAGACGGTGGCGGGCGTGAACCTGTCGCTGACCCCGTTCGCCACTTGGGCCGGCGACGTCAGCGTCGCGGTTGGCGGCGAATACCGCAAGGAAGAGGTGTCCGGCTTCGTCCCCACCGAATTCCAGGGCGGCTTCCAGGTCGGCAACTACGTACCGACCTTCGGCGATTACAACGTCAAGGAGGCCTACCTCGAAACGGTCGTTCCGCTGGGTCTCGGCCTCATTTTCAACGGCGCGGTGCGCGCGACCGACTATTCGACCTCGGGCTACGTCACGACCTACAAGGTCGGCGCGACGTGGCAGCCGATCGAGGACATCAAGCTGCGCGGCACCTACTCGCGCGATATCCGGGCACCCAACCTCAACGAGCTGTTCCAGGCGGGCAGTTCGAACACGAGCACACTGCTGGACGGCACCAGCTACCGCGCGGTTCTCTCGGGCAACCTCGATCTCGAACCCGAAGTCAGCAAGTCGCTGACCGCCGGCGTCGTGCTCACGCCCCGGTTCATTCCCGGCCTGTCGGCCTCGGTCGATTATTACCGGGTCAAGATCGGCGGGGCGATCGGTGCTTACGGCGCGCAGGCGATCTTCGACCGCTGCCAGGAAGGGGTGCAGCAGTTCTGCAACGCCTACGGGCCCGACCCCGACGGCGTGCGCGACCTGTTTTTCCGCGCCAGCTTCTTCAATTTCAACGAAGTACTGAACGAAGGCATCGATTTCGACGTGTCGTACCGCCTGCCGCTCGACGGCGTCCTCGGCATGCCGGACAGTTCGCTCGCCTTCCGCGCGGTCGCCACACACTACCTCGAGAGCATCACCGACGACGGCATCAGCGTTCCGGTCAGTTCGCTCGGAACTTTGTCGGGCAGCGGTCCGCCGGACTGGCTCTATCGCGGGTCGATCTCGCTCCAGACGCCCGATTTCGGCCTGACCGCGATCGGCCGGGGCGTGAGCAGCGGCCTTTACTCGGCCACCCGCTTCGAGTGCACCTCGTCGTGCCCGGCATCGACAGCGCTCGCCCGGACGACCGACAACAACAGCATCGACGGGGTGTTCTATGTCGACCTCAACGCCACGGCCAAGATAGCCGAGACGATGGGCGGCGACGCGGAGGTGTTCTTCCACGTGACCAACCTGTTCGACGCCGATCCGATCATCCTGCCCGAAACCGGGCTGGCGGCGAACAGCACCTACAGCGACCTTCTCGGCCGCACGTTCCGCGTGGGCGTCCGGCTCGAGTTCTGA
- a CDS encoding N-acyl-D-amino-acid deacylase family protein: MPPPSPFRRVGFVRSSLVVVGWCLTLAGCTTAVSPQPVDVLITGGTIYDGSDMPAYTGDVAITGDRIVYVGPPRSFAAGRTIDAAGRIVTPGFIDPHTHADVFLRSDDRGERVNAAWLAQGVSTVMIGVDGGGTPDVAADAAKLAGSEIGTNVAPFVGFGAVRGRVLGDAARAPDAAELAEMRGLVAKGMCEGATGFSTGLFYAPQSFAKTEEVVALAREAGSRGGLYDTHQRDESSYSIGLMDSTREAIRIGEESGAPVHIAHIKALGVDVQGEAPDLVALVDAARARGVDVTADQYPWLASGSSLDAALLPGWAVEGGGAALLARLENPETLARIRQEMAENLARRGGAQTLLLTAPDRDWTGRTLAQQAERTGTDPVDAALAIVAQVFREGGRGTEVASFNMAEDDVELLMRQPWVITASDGSIGHPRMFATYPEKYRKYVQERRTIDLARFVRQATGQVADIYKVKERGYLRSGYFADVLVFDPAGYAPRATYLSPRELSTGVTALFVNGRLAVEDSQITGEAAGRMLLRPAPEGCP, translated from the coding sequence ATGCCGCCACCGTCTCCCTTTCGCCGCGTCGGATTTGTACGCAGTTCGCTCGTCGTCGTGGGATGGTGCCTGACGCTGGCGGGCTGCACCACCGCTGTGTCGCCGCAACCGGTCGACGTGCTCATCACCGGCGGCACGATCTACGACGGTAGCGACATGCCGGCCTACACGGGCGACGTCGCTATCACGGGCGACCGGATCGTCTATGTCGGTCCGCCGCGATCCTTCGCCGCCGGGCGCACGATCGACGCGGCGGGCCGGATCGTCACCCCGGGCTTCATCGATCCGCACACCCATGCCGACGTCTTCCTCCGGTCGGACGATCGCGGCGAGCGGGTCAACGCCGCCTGGCTGGCGCAGGGCGTCTCCACGGTGATGATCGGCGTCGACGGCGGCGGCACCCCCGATGTCGCGGCGGATGCCGCGAAGCTCGCCGGTTCGGAGATCGGGACCAACGTCGCGCCGTTCGTCGGGTTCGGCGCCGTGCGCGGCCGCGTGCTGGGCGATGCCGCCCGCGCGCCCGACGCGGCGGAGCTTGCCGAGATGCGGGGGCTGGTCGCCAAGGGAATGTGTGAGGGGGCGACCGGGTTCTCGACCGGGTTGTTCTACGCCCCGCAGAGCTTCGCGAAAACCGAAGAGGTAGTCGCTCTGGCGCGCGAAGCGGGATCGCGTGGCGGACTGTACGACACCCATCAACGCGACGAATCCTCGTATTCCATCGGCCTCATGGATTCGACGCGCGAGGCGATCCGCATCGGCGAGGAATCCGGCGCGCCCGTCCATATTGCGCATATCAAGGCGCTGGGTGTCGACGTTCAGGGCGAGGCGCCGGATCTCGTCGCGCTCGTCGATGCGGCGCGGGCCCGGGGCGTCGACGTGACGGCCGACCAGTATCCCTGGCTGGCCTCGGGATCGAGCCTCGACGCCGCGCTGCTTCCGGGCTGGGCGGTGGAGGGCGGGGGAGCGGCGCTTCTTGCAAGGCTCGAGAACCCGGAGACGCTCGCGAGGATCAGGCAGGAAATGGCCGAGAACCTGGCCCGGCGCGGTGGAGCGCAGACGTTGCTCCTGACCGCCCCCGACCGCGACTGGACCGGCCGCACGCTGGCGCAGCAAGCCGAACGCACGGGGACGGACCCCGTGGACGCGGCGCTCGCCATCGTTGCGCAGGTCTTCCGCGAAGGTGGCCGCGGCACCGAGGTAGCATCGTTCAACATGGCCGAAGACGACGTCGAGCTGCTCATGCGCCAGCCGTGGGTGATCACCGCATCGGACGGTTCGATCGGGCACCCGCGCATGTTCGCGACGTATCCCGAGAAGTATCGCAAGTACGTGCAGGAGCGGCGCACGATCGACCTGGCGCGTTTCGTGCGGCAGGCAACGGGGCAGGTGGCCGACATCTACAAGGTGAAGGAGCGCGGGTACTTGCGGTCCGGATACTTCGCGGACGTGCTGGTGTTCGATCCGGCGGGGTATGCGCCGCGTGCGACTTATCTCTCCCCCCGCGAACTCTCCACCGGGGTTACGGCGCTGTTCGTCAACGGCCGGCTCGCGGTGGAGGATAGCCAAATCACCGGCGAGGCGGCGGGCCGCATGCTCTTGCGGCCTGCCCCCGAAGGCTGTCCGTGA
- a CDS encoding LysR family transcriptional regulator: MNLRQIEVFHAVFLHGSVSAAARALNVSQPSVTKVLRHAEKSLGLDLFERIKGRLIPTEDARTLFGEASDIQDRVRSLRQACQNLRQGEGSLLRISALPSLGLGVLPEAVARFTAKRGEIRFDLQTLHHDEIVRKLYERETDIAISYEVPPAAPVAHQVVGEGELVVLFRPEDLPDPPSRLHLADLVGRDFISPVQNGPIGQLLQGELERLEVTLTESASSRTYYMAAALVRAGLGMAIVDNFTADSVVAAGLASRPLQPALTFNINAVYLQSRPPSRAGADFLDLLADLIDTA; this comes from the coding sequence ATGAACCTGCGCCAGATCGAAGTCTTCCATGCGGTATTCCTGCACGGTTCGGTGAGCGCCGCGGCGCGCGCGCTCAACGTCTCGCAGCCGAGCGTCACGAAAGTCCTGCGGCACGCCGAGAAGTCGCTCGGCCTCGACCTGTTCGAACGCATCAAGGGCCGGCTCATTCCCACCGAGGACGCCCGTACGCTGTTCGGGGAAGCGTCCGACATCCAGGACCGCGTCCGCTCGCTGCGCCAGGCCTGCCAGAACCTGCGCCAGGGCGAAGGAAGCCTGCTGCGAATATCGGCCCTACCGTCGCTCGGCCTCGGTGTCTTGCCCGAGGCGGTGGCCCGCTTCACCGCGAAACGCGGCGAAATCCGCTTCGACCTCCAGACGCTTCACCACGACGAGATCGTGCGCAAGCTCTACGAGCGCGAAACCGACATCGCGATCAGCTACGAAGTCCCTCCGGCCGCGCCCGTCGCGCATCAAGTCGTCGGCGAAGGCGAGCTCGTCGTGCTGTTCCGCCCCGAAGACCTCCCTGATCCGCCGTCGCGCCTGCATCTCGCCGACCTCGTGGGGCGGGACTTCATCAGCCCGGTTCAGAACGGCCCGATCGGCCAGTTGCTGCAGGGTGAGCTCGAGCGGCTCGAGGTGACTTTGACCGAAAGCGCGTCCTCGCGGACCTACTATATGGCCGCCGCGCTGGTGCGGGCCGGGCTCGGCATGGCGATCGTCGACAACTTCACGGCCGATTCGGTTGTCGCCGCGGGGCTCGCCAGCCGCCCGCTACAGCCCGCTCTCACTTTCAACATCAACGCGGTCTATCTGCAATCCCGCCCGCCGTCGCGCGCAGGGGCGGACTTCCTCGACCTGCTGGCGGACCTGATCGACACCGCATAG
- the dgcN gene encoding N-acetyltransferase DgcN has translation MIDPPYLLYLGNSTDHYAIKTARGLAVFRPELCIGEYRGNACTLTLELPRMTFAEAVAAGARTMVLGIVNAGGTLDPDVVDDCIAAMEAGLDLASGLHQRMNGEPRLVAAAVHTGRRMHDIRTPPADLVVGSGDPRPGNRLLTVGTDCSSGKMYTTLALHRAMQARGIPCDFRATGQTGIMVAAAGIPLDAVIADFISGAIEQLAPARHDEGWDLIEGQGSLFHPSFAGVSTGLLHGAQPAALVMCHDPSRRVMRGMTDRAPPDLGECIAANLATARLTSQGVRMAGIALNTSAMDHQDAVAMCLRLQDEHGLPCTDPHRMGVEPILDALLGTTQGGAQRAAQV, from the coding sequence ATGATCGACCCACCCTACCTGCTCTATCTCGGAAACTCGACCGACCATTACGCGATCAAGACCGCGCGCGGGCTGGCCGTGTTCCGACCAGAGCTGTGTATCGGCGAGTATCGCGGCAACGCGTGCACCCTTACGCTCGAACTGCCTCGCATGACCTTCGCCGAAGCCGTGGCGGCGGGCGCGCGCACGATGGTCCTGGGCATCGTCAATGCCGGAGGGACCCTCGACCCGGACGTCGTGGACGACTGCATCGCCGCGATGGAGGCCGGCCTCGATCTCGCATCCGGCCTCCACCAGCGCATGAACGGCGAGCCGCGCCTCGTCGCGGCGGCGGTACACACGGGGCGGCGGATGCACGACATTCGCACACCCCCCGCCGATCTCGTCGTCGGATCGGGCGATCCGCGGCCCGGCAACCGCCTCCTGACGGTCGGCACCGATTGCTCGTCGGGCAAGATGTACACCACGCTCGCGCTGCACCGTGCGATGCAGGCGCGGGGTATCCCGTGCGATTTCCGGGCCACCGGGCAGACCGGCATTATGGTTGCGGCCGCCGGTATCCCGCTCGACGCGGTGATCGCCGACTTTATTTCGGGCGCGATCGAGCAGCTCGCACCCGCTCGGCACGACGAGGGGTGGGACCTCATCGAGGGACAGGGGTCGCTGTTCCACCCTTCGTTCGCGGGCGTGTCGACCGGTCTCCTTCACGGTGCGCAGCCGGCCGCGCTGGTTATGTGTCACGATCCCTCGCGCCGGGTGATGCGGGGGATGACCGACCGCGCGCCGCCGGATCTCGGCGAATGCATCGCCGCCAACCTCGCGACCGCACGGCTAACCAGCCAGGGCGTGCGTATGGCCGGCATCGCGCTGAACACGTCGGCGATGGATCATCAAGACGCGGTCGCGATGTGCCTGCGCCTGCAGGACGAGCACGGCCTGCCCTGCACCGATCCGCATCGCATGGGAGTCGAACCGATACTCGACGCGCTGCTCGGGACGACGCAAGGCGGTGCGCAAAGGGCAGCCCAGGTCTGA
- the dgcA gene encoding N-acetyl-D-Glu racemase DgcA has product MPSRCRTLSARYESLPLARPFRISRGVKSSAEVVTVEIAQGDATGRGEGVPYPRYGESVESALAAIEAIRGAVESGATRGDLLRLMPPGAARNAIDCALWDLEARLSGTSVLSRIGLPDPLVPVSTALTVGLDTPDAMREAARPLSQVPLIKVKVDAGDPAAQLRAVREAAPAPRLIVDPNESWSMDHVVGLQDLMAELRVDLLEQPLPAGDDAALGGYASRIPIAADEAIHTAADLATLSSGYSVVNVKLDKAGGLTAALELAQAAWARGLGVMTGCMVSSSLSIAPALAVAARSAFVDVDGPLWLRNDRAGGVTCSDGLLAPPRAGFWGGNG; this is encoded by the coding sequence ATGCCGAGCCGCTGCCGCACGCTCTCCGCGCGTTACGAAAGCCTGCCGCTCGCCCGCCCTTTCCGCATTTCGCGGGGGGTGAAATCGTCGGCCGAAGTCGTCACGGTCGAGATCGCCCAAGGCGATGCGACCGGACGCGGCGAGGGCGTGCCCTACCCGCGCTACGGCGAAAGCGTGGAGAGCGCGCTCGCCGCGATCGAGGCGATCCGGGGAGCGGTCGAAAGCGGGGCGACGCGCGGCGATCTCCTCCGGCTGATGCCGCCCGGTGCGGCACGCAACGCGATCGATTGCGCACTGTGGGATCTGGAAGCCCGCCTTTCGGGCACAAGCGTCCTGTCCCGCATCGGCCTGCCCGACCCGCTGGTGCCGGTTTCGACCGCACTCACCGTGGGCCTCGATACGCCGGATGCGATGCGCGAGGCTGCGCGCCCGCTTTCGCAGGTACCGCTGATCAAGGTGAAGGTGGATGCCGGCGATCCTGCCGCGCAGCTTCGCGCCGTGCGCGAGGCGGCCCCGGCCCCCCGCCTGATCGTCGATCCCAACGAAAGCTGGTCGATGGACCACGTCGTAGGCCTCCAGGACCTGATGGCGGAGTTGCGCGTCGACCTTCTCGAACAGCCCCTGCCGGCGGGCGACGACGCGGCGCTCGGCGGCTATGCCTCGCGCATCCCCATCGCGGCCGACGAGGCGATCCACACCGCTGCGGATCTCGCTACACTGTCCTCGGGCTACAGCGTCGTGAACGTCAAGCTGGACAAGGCGGGCGGCCTCACCGCCGCGCTCGAACTGGCGCAAGCCGCCTGGGCACGGGGTCTCGGCGTGATGACAGGGTGCATGGTCAGCTCCTCCCTGTCGATCGCCCCGGCATTGGCGGTCGCGGCGAGGAGCGCCTTCGTCGACGTCGACGGCCCGCTATGGCTGCGGAACGACCGCGCAGGCGGGGTGACATGCAGCGACGGACTGCTCGCGCCGCCCCGGGCTGGGTTCTGGGGCGGGAACGGCTAA
- a CDS encoding queuosine precursor transporter, producing the protein MDEPLQRIEGPDAAPRQFRYYDIIMAAFVAILLLSNVIGAAKPSYVTLPGGQEWSFGAGVLFFPLSYVIGDVLTEVYGYAHARRVIWMGFAALAFMAFMAWVVVSLPPAKGWPGQEAYEFVFGNSWRIVLASMVAFWVGEFANSIVLARMKVLTKGKHLWTRTIGSTFVGQGLDSLIFYPLAFYGLAGWPPEQLMQVVLSQWAIKTAWEAALTPVTYAVVGSLKRREGVDVYDTGTDFSPFAKGAAKRT; encoded by the coding sequence ATGGACGAGCCGCTGCAACGCATCGAGGGGCCGGACGCCGCGCCGCGGCAGTTTCGCTATTACGACATCATCATGGCGGCGTTCGTCGCCATCCTGCTGTTGTCGAATGTGATCGGTGCCGCGAAGCCGAGCTACGTCACCCTGCCGGGCGGGCAAGAATGGTCGTTCGGCGCGGGGGTGCTGTTCTTTCCCTTGAGCTACGTCATCGGCGATGTGTTGACCGAGGTTTACGGCTACGCCCATGCGCGGCGAGTGATCTGGATGGGGTTCGCCGCGCTTGCCTTCATGGCCTTCATGGCCTGGGTCGTGGTCAGCCTCCCCCCTGCGAAAGGCTGGCCGGGGCAGGAGGCCTACGAGTTCGTATTCGGCAATTCGTGGCGGATCGTGCTTGCCTCGATGGTCGCGTTCTGGGTGGGCGAATTCGCCAACAGCATCGTGCTGGCGCGCATGAAGGTGCTGACGAAGGGCAAGCACCTGTGGACGCGAACGATAGGCTCGACCTTCGTCGGGCAGGGGCTCGACAGCCTGATCTTCTACCCGCTTGCGTTCTACGGCCTCGCGGGGTGGCCGCCCGAACAGCTGATGCAGGTCGTCCTGTCGCAATGGGCGATCAAGACCGCATGGGAAGCGGCGCTGACCCCGGTGACATACGCCGTCGTGGGCTCGCTCAAGCGGCGCGAGGGCGTGGACGTCTACGACACCGGAACAGATTTCTCGCCGTTCGCGAAGGGCGCTGCGAAGCGGACCTGA